In Nitrospira sp., a single genomic region encodes these proteins:
- a CDS encoding BON domain-containing protein: MIIRKAGGVGWLALLCFLLLWWPVPRLEAADNIDERSKESGPAPESKKKLEADGKNDAGGKSPTEEKLREDKPKAEDKGKPDEKAKVEDKGKTEEKGKTEEKAKTEEKAKTEEKTKVEEKGKADDKAKPEDKTKVEERAKVEDKPKTEEPAQAKTEEPGKKPVTSLNLTIKLALMADPLLFPFDIEVEMDNRKAVLSGSVPTEEEKSRAADIVKKIDGVDAVVNKLTPSPALRASLVKKQDETIAHLVRDRLARSETLKAVGFDVKAENGVVLLSGKTRFQVIALEAAEAARHVPGVRAVNTSGVQIIAKE; encoded by the coding sequence GTGATAATCCGCAAGGCCGGAGGCGTTGGTTGGCTCGCGCTCCTCTGCTTCCTGCTTCTCTGGTGGCCGGTCCCTCGGCTTGAGGCGGCCGACAACATCGATGAGCGGTCGAAGGAGTCGGGACCGGCCCCCGAGTCGAAAAAGAAGCTGGAAGCGGACGGCAAGAACGACGCGGGGGGAAAATCTCCGACCGAGGAGAAGCTCAGGGAAGACAAGCCCAAGGCTGAAGACAAGGGCAAGCCGGACGAGAAAGCCAAGGTCGAAGACAAGGGAAAGACGGAGGAAAAGGGGAAGACTGAGGAGAAGGCGAAGACTGAGGAGAAGGCCAAAACCGAGGAGAAAACCAAGGTCGAAGAAAAAGGCAAGGCGGACGACAAAGCGAAGCCCGAGGACAAGACAAAGGTTGAGGAGAGAGCGAAGGTCGAGGACAAGCCCAAGACGGAAGAGCCGGCGCAAGCCAAGACGGAGGAGCCCGGCAAGAAGCCGGTGACGTCCCTCAACCTCACGATTAAGTTGGCGCTGATGGCGGATCCGCTGCTCTTTCCGTTCGATATCGAAGTGGAGATGGACAATCGCAAAGCCGTGCTGAGCGGCAGCGTGCCGACGGAGGAAGAGAAGAGCCGCGCGGCCGATATCGTCAAAAAGATCGACGGAGTCGACGCGGTCGTGAACAAGTTGACCCCCTCTCCCGCTCTCCGAGCCTCGCTGGTTAAGAAGCAGGATGAAACGATCGCCCATCTCGTCCGGGATCGTCTCGCGCGCAGCGAGACCCTGAAGGCCGTGGGATTCGACGTGAAAGCGGAGAACGGCGTCGTGCTGTTGAGCGGCAAGACCCGGTTTCAGGTCATCGCACTGGAAGCGGCGGAAGCGGCCAGACACGTTCCCGGCGTTCGGGCAGTCAATACTTCCGGCGTGCAAATCATCGCAAAAGAGTAA
- a CDS encoding glucose-1-phosphate adenylyltransferase translates to MKSTRVLGMIMAGGKGSRLFPLTEVRSKPAVPFGGTYRIVDFVLSNFVNSGITALHVLVQYRSQSLIEHLRNGWQIGGRNRDNFVSVVPPQMRAREGWYEGTADAVYQNLNLIADFRPDVIAVFGADHIYRMDIGQMVSRHLETAADVTVAVLPVPVEAAAGFGIVETDESGRMIGFQEKPAHPKPMPARDGYALSSMGNYLFNTETLVPLLKRDASREGPHDFGRNIVPDLLIDHLVHTYDLSDNRIPGLRSSEERGYWRDVGTLDAYWQANMDLLGEAPILDLRNAEWPIISGRYDGPMPSLIRSRIDDSMIGQSSQSVEADIRRSVIGRGVRIERGARLEECVLLDDVHVGPQARLRRVIADRGAVIPGRSRIGYEPERDAARFHISESGLVVLPHPSVNMEPGRLRQAS, encoded by the coding sequence ATGAAATCGACGCGTGTACTGGGCATGATCATGGCCGGCGGCAAGGGCTCGCGGCTGTTTCCCTTGACCGAGGTGCGTAGTAAACCGGCGGTCCCATTCGGCGGGACCTATCGGATCGTGGATTTTGTCCTCAGCAATTTCGTCAATTCCGGCATCACCGCGCTGCATGTCCTGGTGCAATACCGCTCGCAATCGCTGATTGAACACCTGCGCAACGGGTGGCAGATCGGCGGCCGGAACAGAGACAATTTCGTCAGCGTGGTGCCGCCGCAGATGCGGGCCCGCGAAGGGTGGTACGAAGGCACGGCGGACGCCGTCTACCAAAATCTCAACCTCATTGCGGATTTTCGACCGGACGTGATCGCGGTCTTCGGCGCGGACCACATCTACCGAATGGACATCGGCCAGATGGTGAGTCGCCATCTCGAAACGGCGGCAGATGTCACCGTCGCCGTGCTGCCCGTCCCGGTGGAGGCAGCCGCCGGATTCGGCATCGTCGAAACCGACGAGAGCGGACGGATGATCGGGTTCCAGGAGAAGCCGGCCCACCCCAAACCCATGCCGGCCCGCGACGGCTACGCGCTGTCCTCCATGGGCAATTACCTCTTCAACACCGAGACCCTGGTTCCGCTGCTGAAACGCGACGCATCCCGCGAAGGTCCGCACGACTTCGGGCGCAATATCGTGCCGGATCTGCTGATCGACCATCTGGTCCACACGTATGACCTATCCGACAACCGGATCCCGGGGCTTCGCTCCTCTGAAGAACGGGGCTACTGGCGCGATGTCGGCACCTTGGATGCCTACTGGCAAGCGAACATGGATCTGCTCGGCGAAGCGCCGATCCTGGATCTACGCAACGCCGAGTGGCCGATCATCTCCGGCCGATATGATGGACCGATGCCTTCGTTGATCCGCAGCCGCATCGACGATTCGATGATCGGACAATCCAGTCAAAGCGTCGAAGCCGACATCCGGCGATCGGTCATCGGACGAGGGGTCCGCATCGAACGGGGCGCGCGACTCGAAGAGTGCGTGCTCCTCGACGACGTGCATGTGGGCCCGCAAGCCCGGCTGCGCCGCGTCATCGCCGACCGCGGCGCCGTGATTCCCGGCCGCAGCCGCATCGGCTATGAGCCGGAGCGGGACGCCGCACGCTTCCACATATCGGAATCCGGCCTGGTCGTGCTGCCGCATCCCTCGGTCAACATGGAACCCGGACGGCTTCGCCAGGCCTCATGA
- the treY gene encoding malto-oligosyltrehalose synthase: MPSPIPLPLPLPLPLATYRLQLHRGFTFAQAGEVVPYLRALGISDCYLSPINRAMPGSEHGYDVINPAVLNPDLGTEEDFTRFVETVRSHDLGLVIDTVPNHMGIGKTLNGWWRDVLENGPGSRYASAFDIDWHPIKRELENKVLLPILADQYGAVLERREIQIAYEEGAFLLRYGDHELPLAPKTWVGFLSYQLDKLVREGEQDMPVMELESIVTALKNLPGPDERDPRVIEERSREKEVIKKRLAVLLGDHPLVRTFVMENLRLFNGERDRPESFDLLDRLLDDQAYRLASWKVASEEINYRRFFDINELAAIRVEDEAVFQEAHQLLLRLIRQGIVRGCRIDHVDGLYDPGRYLRHLRELTERDDGDLGASPLYIVVEKILGRDESLPDTWPVHGTTGYEFLNDVNGLFVAVDHKRPFTDIYDRVVGREDAYQDLVYGGKQLIMQVSMSSEINVLGHQLNVLSERDRRSRDFTLNSLTHAIREIIACFPVYRTYITDGPEPVSDRDRAYIHMAVARAKRRNPAIDGQVFDFIRSLLLKQGDARTPEDREEQMRFVMKFQQTTSPVTAKGVEDTVYYRYHRLISLNEVGGDPDQFGLSVEEFHWRMRERQARWPHGLSASSTHDTKRSEDVRARINVLSELPQEWKSRIGRWSRLNRAHRREIDGERMPDRNDEYLLYQTLIGAWPLEPLTDEAHRNFCDRIQRYMHKAVHEAKVHSSWVNPNPTYDQALQRFIETILDRIPANRFLEDFLPFQARVAHYGLYNSIAQVLLKITAPGVPDLYQGAETWNFHLVDPDNRGPVDYAARASALDELRATIERIGSDRAAFVRSLFEQPEDGRVKLLTLMLGLEQRRHRPELFQLGDYLPLECGGNKKQHLCAFARVRDQQAVMTVVPRLVVTLAPDEKQLPIGPSIWEDSWVAVPPWPTLGEYRHVLTGEIFATESVSSRRVLPLSQVFGHCPVAMLERLS, encoded by the coding sequence ATGCCGTCGCCCATCCCGTTGCCCTTGCCTTTGCCTTTGCCTCTGGCCACCTACCGGCTGCAATTGCATCGCGGCTTCACATTTGCCCAGGCCGGCGAGGTGGTGCCCTATCTGCGCGCGCTCGGCATCAGCGACTGTTACCTCTCTCCGATCAACCGGGCGATGCCCGGCAGCGAGCACGGCTACGACGTCATCAACCCCGCCGTCCTAAATCCCGATCTCGGCACCGAGGAGGACTTCACTCGGTTCGTCGAAACCGTTCGCTCGCACGACTTAGGTCTCGTGATCGACACCGTCCCCAATCACATGGGAATCGGCAAAACCCTGAACGGCTGGTGGCGCGACGTCCTCGAGAACGGCCCCGGCTCCCGCTATGCCTCCGCGTTCGATATCGACTGGCATCCCATCAAGCGCGAACTGGAGAACAAAGTCTTGCTGCCGATCCTGGCCGACCAATACGGCGCGGTGCTCGAACGGCGGGAGATTCAGATCGCCTATGAGGAAGGTGCGTTCCTGCTGCGCTACGGCGACCATGAATTGCCGTTGGCGCCCAAGACCTGGGTCGGCTTCCTGTCGTATCAACTCGACAAATTGGTCCGCGAGGGCGAGCAGGACATGCCGGTGATGGAACTGGAGAGCATCGTCACGGCTCTGAAAAATCTCCCGGGGCCGGACGAGCGAGACCCGAGAGTGATCGAGGAACGCAGCCGCGAGAAGGAGGTCATCAAGAAACGGCTCGCGGTGCTGCTGGGAGACCACCCGTTGGTGCGGACGTTCGTGATGGAGAATCTCCGCCTCTTCAACGGGGAACGAGACCGGCCGGAGAGCTTCGATCTGCTGGACCGACTGCTGGACGACCAAGCGTATCGGCTCGCGTCGTGGAAGGTGGCGTCGGAAGAAATCAACTATCGCCGCTTCTTCGACATCAATGAGCTGGCCGCCATCCGCGTGGAAGATGAGGCGGTGTTTCAAGAGGCGCACCAGCTGCTGCTTCGTCTGATCCGGCAAGGGATCGTGCGGGGATGCCGCATCGATCATGTGGACGGTCTCTATGATCCCGGCCGGTATCTCCGGCATCTGCGTGAGCTGACAGAGCGGGACGACGGCGATCTCGGCGCATCCCCTCTCTATATCGTCGTCGAAAAGATTCTCGGCCGCGACGAATCGCTGCCCGACACCTGGCCCGTTCACGGCACGACCGGCTACGAATTTCTCAACGACGTCAACGGCCTGTTCGTCGCCGTCGACCACAAACGACCGTTTACGGACATCTACGACAGGGTCGTCGGCCGTGAGGACGCATACCAGGACCTGGTCTATGGCGGCAAACAGCTGATCATGCAGGTGTCGATGTCGAGCGAGATCAACGTCCTGGGACATCAGCTCAATGTCCTATCGGAGCGCGATCGCCGGTCGCGGGACTTCACCTTGAACAGCCTGACGCATGCCATTCGGGAAATCATCGCCTGCTTTCCGGTCTATCGAACCTACATTACCGACGGGCCGGAACCCGTCTCGGACCGTGACCGAGCCTACATCCACATGGCCGTCGCCCGGGCCAAGCGGCGCAATCCGGCGATCGATGGGCAGGTCTTCGATTTTATCCGTTCGCTGCTCCTCAAACAGGGGGACGCCAGGACACCTGAGGACCGCGAGGAACAGATGCGGTTCGTCATGAAGTTTCAGCAGACCACCAGCCCGGTCACCGCCAAGGGGGTCGAGGACACGGTGTACTACCGCTATCATCGGCTCATCTCGCTCAACGAGGTCGGCGGTGACCCGGATCAGTTCGGCCTGTCGGTCGAAGAATTCCACTGGCGCATGAGGGAGCGACAAGCCCGCTGGCCACACGGTCTGTCGGCATCGTCCACTCACGACACCAAGCGGAGCGAAGACGTGCGCGCACGAATCAATGTGCTGTCTGAGTTGCCTCAGGAATGGAAATCGCGGATCGGCCGATGGAGCCGGTTGAACCGCGCGCATCGGCGGGAAATCGACGGAGAGCGAATGCCCGACCGCAACGACGAGTATCTCCTGTATCAGACGTTGATCGGCGCGTGGCCTCTTGAGCCGCTCACCGACGAGGCCCATCGGAACTTCTGCGACCGCATTCAGCGCTACATGCACAAAGCCGTGCACGAAGCGAAGGTCCACAGCAGCTGGGTCAATCCCAACCCGACCTATGACCAGGCGCTCCAGCGCTTCATCGAGACCATACTGGACCGCATCCCAGCCAACCGCTTTCTGGAAGATTTCCTGCCGTTCCAAGCCCGGGTGGCACACTACGGCCTCTACAATTCGATCGCACAGGTTCTGCTCAAGATTACGGCCCCTGGGGTTCCCGACTTGTACCAGGGAGCCGAGACGTGGAATTTCCACCTGGTCGACCCGGACAACCGCGGCCCGGTGGATTATGCGGCCAGAGCTTCGGCCCTTGACGAGTTGCGCGCCACGATCGAGCGGATCGGGTCGGACCGCGCGGCGTTTGTGCGCTCCCTCTTCGAGCAGCCGGAGGACGGGCGAGTGAAGCTGCTCACCCTGATGCTCGGGCTGGAACAGCGCAGGCATCGTCCCGAGCTGTTTCAACTGGGCGACTACCTGCCGCTTGAATGCGGCGGCAACAAGAAACAGCACCTCTGCGCCTTCGCCCGCGTACGCGACCAGCAGGCCGTGATGACCGTCGTGCCTCGCCTGGTTGTCACCTTGGCTCCGGATGAGAAACAGCTCCCAATCGGACCTTCCATTTGGGAAGACAGTTGGGTAGCGGTGCCCCCATGGCCGACGCTCGGCGAGTACCGTCATGTTCTCACCGGAGAAATCTTCGCAACCGAGTCGGTCAGTAGCCGCCGCGTCCTCCCATTGAGCCAAGTCTTCGGTCATTGCCCGGTGGCGATGCTGGAGCGCCTCTCCTGA
- a CDS encoding response regulator, giving the protein MAPFNLLIVEDDAAHVELVVRELKKSGYEPHCLPVTDREAFMQGLAQHRPEIIIYDHNLPQFSSAEALRLTQEHGDGIPFIIVSHAIGDEDAVALMRAGAADYLLKDRLGRLGESVRHALEQRRLREEHAAARQSVVTLNEELALRIAARTAELRAANHSLELELEQRKGAEEALLRLNSELEQRVAERTRDIAASHDRLQALASELTLAEQRERKRLAAELHDHLAQMLALGQMKVAQLRSKPALGDQLRDQIDPLVTEIDDLFKRAADYTRSLMAKLSPPVLDELGLPAALSWLASEKPLHGLKVNVKLGTDKVALLDDQSVLLFQSVRELLLNVAKHAGTDRATLNLEVEESGRLHIEVQDQGRGFTPDAPESKPAGSHFGLFSVRERMQAMGGWFNVTSAPGAGTTATLSLPLPASPEPKQADRRLQSAEPPSLVSDPSPEGHAHRIRVLLVDDHVMVRRSLKVILDGFPDLAVVGEAGDGREAVAKVAELAPDLVLMDINMPWMNGIEATKRIKQDWPDTPVIGLSIDNQPHTREAITAAGATTFVSKDAAAEHLHEIILAAGRSGRPEGPVRPERLS; this is encoded by the coding sequence ATGGCACCGTTCAATTTGCTGATCGTCGAAGATGACGCGGCCCACGTCGAGTTGGTCGTTCGGGAGCTCAAGAAGAGCGGCTACGAGCCCCATTGTCTGCCCGTGACCGACCGCGAAGCCTTCATGCAGGGCCTTGCCCAGCACCGGCCGGAGATCATCATTTACGATCACAACCTGCCGCAGTTCAGCTCGGCGGAAGCCTTGCGGCTGACGCAGGAACACGGAGACGGGATTCCTTTCATCATCGTCTCGCACGCCATCGGCGACGAGGACGCCGTGGCCCTGATGCGGGCGGGCGCCGCCGATTATCTCCTGAAGGACCGCTTGGGCCGTTTGGGCGAGTCGGTGCGCCACGCGCTCGAGCAACGCCGGCTCCGCGAGGAGCACGCAGCCGCCCGGCAGTCCGTCGTAACCCTCAACGAGGAGTTGGCGCTCAGGATCGCCGCGCGCACGGCCGAATTGCGCGCGGCCAACCATTCCCTCGAACTCGAGCTCGAGCAGCGCAAGGGCGCGGAAGAGGCCCTGCTGCGGCTGAACAGCGAATTGGAGCAGCGGGTCGCGGAGCGGACGCGCGACATCGCCGCCTCGCACGACCGGCTCCAGGCGTTGGCGTCCGAGCTGACGCTGGCCGAGCAGCGCGAGCGCAAGCGCCTGGCCGCCGAGTTGCACGACCATCTCGCCCAGATGCTCGCGCTAGGGCAGATGAAGGTCGCGCAGCTCCGCTCGAAACCGGCCCTTGGGGATCAGCTTAGGGATCAGATTGACCCGCTCGTGACCGAAATCGACGACCTGTTCAAGAGGGCCGCCGATTACACCAGGTCCCTGATGGCAAAACTGAGCCCGCCCGTGCTCGACGAGCTTGGCCTTCCGGCGGCGCTCTCGTGGCTCGCGAGCGAGAAGCCGCTCCACGGGTTGAAGGTCAACGTAAAGCTGGGAACCGACAAGGTCGCGTTACTCGACGATCAGTCGGTCTTGCTTTTCCAGTCCGTGCGCGAGCTGCTGCTCAACGTCGCGAAACACGCGGGTACCGACCGCGCCACGCTGAATCTCGAGGTCGAGGAATCAGGCCGTCTTCACATTGAGGTGCAGGACCAGGGACGGGGATTCACCCCGGACGCGCCGGAATCCAAACCGGCCGGCTCGCACTTCGGGCTGTTCAGCGTCCGGGAGCGCATGCAGGCGATGGGCGGATGGTTCAATGTCACGAGCGCGCCGGGCGCGGGAACCACCGCCACGCTCAGCCTGCCGTTGCCGGCGAGCCCCGAGCCCAAGCAGGCGGACCGCCGGTTGCAGTCCGCGGAGCCTCCCTCTCTTGTGTCTGATCCATCGCCGGAGGGTCATGCCCATCGCATCCGCGTGCTGTTGGTCGATGATCACGTCATGGTCCGCCGGAGCCTCAAGGTCATTTTGGATGGCTTTCCCGACCTCGCGGTCGTCGGCGAGGCGGGAGACGGCCGCGAGGCGGTGGCGAAGGTGGCTGAACTGGCCCCGGATCTCGTCCTGATGGACATCAACATGCCGTGGATGAACGGCATCGAAGCGACCAAGCGAATCAAGCAGGATTGGCCGGACACTCCGGTCATCGGCCTCTCTATCGATAATCAGCCGCACACGCGGGAGGCGATCACGGCGGCCGGCGCGACGACCTTCGTATCCAAGGATGCAGCGGCCGAGCATCTCCACGAGATCATCCTCGCCGCGGGACGGTCCGGCCGCCCGGAGGGCCCGGTCCGGCCGGAACGGCTGTCTTGA